Proteins found in one Hippopotamus amphibius kiboko isolate mHipAmp2 chromosome 12, mHipAmp2.hap2, whole genome shotgun sequence genomic segment:
- the FAM186A gene encoding protein FAM186A yields MPTEIGSEYEAGKEVLDFTITYKNVLDRSEIPKLEIPFTVQDVITRIEQAQLHRAKEDINMKLGNIMQNVQQIINRYTMDENMHSGRKISLTEYKKRRAGLLEKIVACAKTAEVKEKTLAYILAWLGEWNVILSEMTAVDIDERHHCRAQMEMLPETFKAIESNVKLLSKFSTSLLEEKKKQKKKTASRGSLWKSWKERVIKRPATAHALRPDQMISDQFAANTKVSEIQDMLQELIGTAMFNKLENNAIKYISSTTVNLSKALSTLKEEMKVINLQSADMYTSETSEKEISMKIIQDLSKKNEMLQQKLQVAEEKYEQLIQSKGVEQQALPTSTLKVLPEPSPQSAISQADTEDNMDNILAKEFENIDEAPKKGTKALGIKWDLSLSYTAQAETIPDLIDQQYPLPENNQKKSSEEITEEITEDKISVKKGGDFQEDGTDQYQLQKEKHTKGPFGQETSESNVNDDKGKQKVSGTKLDHHFESQTLEKKRKEIKFFPEAKSKSLTESKSQHFPSDTKSQGGKSGTSSLWERLRKAKPEYSHSKSHISSENKEELTTESTDKEDRSEMSSREEPSSLSQLDYSSEKMRMKKKKHQISPGATTSKEEKTEEKDMSVFTKKGKSLELVKSQSRITRETSRIPDSKSEQSNLEEFQKAIVSFLKEKIDNIGKPLDKKTVSKGELLLKRAEVEKLGIIKAKMEEYFQKVAENVTKVLRKYKDIKNVGQFGEKPMKQKKVVSFMPELHFQKQISAKSEISTLLSQENLDPLTDNLIQMILTEIESERDVPVASTVGKDHKDKEKQRLEERSYETINKSLEKEEAWLPVKEGKQGQQKQKQWQEEEVWKGQQKQRMKKQTELDEKQKQREEEKEGHQKSKQQQLEAWKQKMKDKGVPLEKEKRQQVMQVQKEVGHLVQESSWEREEEKQKPRRRIEDYEKQKQETAKEMKTFEKLEQVLSQTSMTLSSRWRSIPKDALHLHQRKEFNGNLKKLENQADGKHPIPITPPISIQSSSPGAFSLSGQSPTKSITLTPQQAQAVEIDLTHEEAKAPGITHSSYQVQALGEIPTPKMSQGLEAAHIPEQAQAQGITLIPQQAKALGIILTPEQAQGQVVTLTPQQAQALGITLTPQQAQALGTCVAPELAQTLGVTLTPQQAQALGVTLTPQQAQALGVTLTPQQAQAQGITLTPQQAQTLGVTLTPQQAQAQGVTLTPQQAQTLGVTLTPQQAQAQGVTLTPQQAQAQGVTLTPQQAQALGITLTPQQAQALGVTLTPQQAQTLGVTLTPQQAQAQGVTLTPQQAQALGITLTPQQAQAQGVTLTPQQAQTLGVTLTPQQAQAQGITLTPQQAQAQGITLTPQQAQAQGITLTPELAQAQGVTLTPQQAQAQGITLTPQQAQAQGVTLTPQQAQAQGITLTPQQAQAQGVTLTPQQAQAQGITLTPKQAQALGVTLTPQQAQALGIPVTLQQALDLGAPFSLGQAQALEVSLSPEQFKELEIPLTSDKAYTLDSPHIPEQIQPLGAPFTPGEAQSTGITLRSKQDLKSRVPLIIEQPSLPWARPPSRRTPKVGIFSMTDKSVTTHAPHIPKQFPGSSAPTAKKSPIFEVFSTFFQVSKFPLTQAPFAPGKSLGMRVPSDPGKLLALQTFPSSRQTPVSKGQSTSVQFPTPVPSPASGPSPTPGQPLISRVPATSAQIPSIQAPLSPGKHLVPGASSIPGGLLESGPLTLSKQPQAFQTSATHEQSPYLQAPSTLRQHLPLQTLPGQDSPLQITPTPGHPPTLGAPSTPGKPPNDLSSPVSKKSKERLSITSSLKPKSALVHPSAPSFKVHQAPFTTKKFQTSEVSDTSEEIQRPRDLSAMEQFRTFKSYLTDYRTPVSQTPYIDEGALPALIKPVTSLPPLPTQLPKTSKSSPSEWDQKSRLPPVDKSWTLTSDTKKPNMMRPTSHPQELKEQNYFVDVEAQRKHLMLLNQATKVSTLPSQLHTTARNLIIETPHMDKVRLVYLFRKYIAYRLIQRARNNIIKRLQAIQNTGRGCETQRLYIMLSRIDDYQKKVMQIWTEKQKSLQQKRNQCLRKMMYLFSQLQEIYKLNLNQPIPLIIKKKQISAPTKFVQQPFLKLLKEEDKKYDIFNKSRQEDQMEAIWNADLSTSSYPITEKTSMYSLWTQLGGYPDIPMLLQLDVQSTFGRSLTCIQSKFKKIPK; encoded by the exons GACATTAATATGAAGCTGGGTAACATAATGCAGAATGTGCAGCAGATAATAAATCGCTACACTATGGATGAGAATATGCACTCTGGAAGGAAAATATCCCTTACAGAATATAAGAAAAGGAGAGCAGGTTTGCTGGAGAAAATAGTTGCTTGTGCTAAGACTGCTGAAGTTAAAGAAAAGACTCTTGCCTACATTCTGGCCTGGCTGGGAGAATGGA ATGTCATTTTGTCTGAGATGACTGCAGTCGATATTGATGAACGCCACCACTGTAGAGCACAAATGGAGATGTTACCAGAAACATTCAAAGCTATTGAGAGCAATGTCAAGCTACTGAGCAAATTTAGTACATCTTtgcttgaagaaaagaaaaaacaaaagaaaaaaacag cATCTAGAGGTTCTCTATGGAAATCTTGGAAAGAAAGAGTTATAAAGAGACCTGCAACAGCTCATGCTTTAAGACCAGATCAGATGATTAGTGATCAATTTGCAGCAAATACAAAAGTTTCAGAAATCCAAGATATGCTACAGGAACTCATAGGTACTGCAATGttcaataaattggaaaacaatGCTATTAAATATATATCATCAACAACAGTAAATCTTTCTAAAGCTTTGAGTACactaaaagaggaaatgaaagttaTTAACCTCCAAAGTGCTGATATGTATACAAGTGAGACAAGTGAAAAAGAGATTTCCATGAAGATAATACAAGATCtcagtaaaaaaaatgaaatgcttcaGCAGAAACTTCAAGTagcagaagaaaaatatgaacaacTTATTCAATCCAAAGGTGTAGAACAGCAAGCATTGCCCACATCAACATTGAAAGTGTTACCTGAGCCATCTCCACAATCAGCCATTAGCCAAGCTGACACAGAAGACAATATGGACAATATTTTGGCCAAAGAATTTGAAAACATAGATGAGGCCCCCAAAAAAGGGACCAAAGCCTTGGggatcaagtgggacttatctCTTTCATATACAGCCCAAGCTGAAACAATTCCAGATTTAATTGACCAGCAATACCCTTTACCTGAAAATAACCAGAAAAAGTCTtctgaagaaatcactgaagagatcactgaagataAAATATCAGTGAAGAAAGGCGGTGACTTTCAGGAAGATGGAACTGATCAGTaccaattacagaaagaaaagcacacaaaAGGTCCATTTGGGCAGGAGACCTCTGAATCAAATGTGAATGATGATAAaggtaaacagaaagtctcagggACCAAACTTGATCACCACTTTGAATCACAAAcactggaaaagaagagaaaagaaataaaattctttccTGAAGCCAAATCAAAGTCACTCACTGAATCAAAAAGTCAACATTTCCCTTCTGACACAAAGAGCCAAGGTGGCAAAAGTGGAACAAGTAGTTTATGGGAACGACTCAGAAAAGCCAAACCTGAATATTCACATAGCAAAAGTCATATTTCTTCAGAGAATAAAGAGGAACTCACCACTGAGTCAACGGACAAGGAAGACAGAAGTGAGATGAGTAGCCGAGAAGAGCCATCCAGTTTGAGCCAACTTGATTATTCCTCtgagaaaatgagaatgaaaaaaaagaaacaccaaatttctccaggagccactacaagcaaagaagaaaaaactgaagagaaggaTATGTCAGTCTTCACCAAGAAAGGCAAGTCTTTAGAACTTGTTAAATCACAATCTAGGATAACTAGAGAGACTTCAAGAATTCCAGACAGCAAAAGTGAACAAAGTAACCTAGAAGAATTTCAGAAAGCCATAGTGTCATtcctaaaagagaaaattgaTAACATAGGAAAGCCTTTGGATAAAAAGACTGTGTCAAAAGGAGAGTTATTATTAAAAAGAGCAGAAGTTGAAAAGTTAGGAATCATAAAGGCAAAAATGGAGGAATATTTCCAAAAAGTGGCTGAAAATGTGACAAAAGTCTtgagaaaatacaaagatataaaaaatgtCGGACAATTTGGAGAGAAACCtatgaaacaaaaaaaggtaGTCTCATTTATGCCTGAATTGCATTTTCAGAAGCAGATTAGTGCAAAGTCGGAAATTAGCACCTTACTTTCACAGGAGAACCTTGACCCACTAACTGACAATTTAATACAAATGATCTTGACTGAAATAGAAAGTGAAAGGGATGTGCCAGTAGCCTCAACTGTGGGGAAAGACCATAAGGACAAGGAAAAACAAAGGCTAGAAGAAAGGAGCTATGAGACGATAAATAAGAGTTTGGAGAAGGAAGAGGCATGGCTCCCAGTGAAGGAGGGAAAACAAGGGCAACAGAAGCAGAAACAGTGGCAAGAAGAAGAGGTGTGGAAGGGGCAGCAAAAACAGAGGATGAAAAAGCAGACTGAGCTAGATGAGAAGCAAaagcaaagggaagaggaaaaagaagggcaTCAGAAGtcaaagcagcagcagctggaagcatggaagcaaaaaatgaaagataaaggaGTGCCcttggagaaggagaaaagacagcagGTGATGCAGGTTCAGAAGGAAGTGGGACATCTGGTGCAAGAAAGTagttgggagagagaggaggagaagcagaagcCTAGGAGAAGGATAGAGGACTATGAAAAGCAGAAGCAGGAAACAGCAAAGGAGATGAAGACTTTTGAAAAACTAGAACAAGTGCTCAGTCAAACTTCAATGACATTGTCTTCCAGGTGGAGGAGCATACCAAAAGATGCATTACATTTACaccaaagaaaagaattcaatggGAATCTTAAGAAATTAGAGAATCAGGCTGATGGAAAGCACCCCATACCAATCACTCCTCCTATCTCCATACAATCTTCCTCACCTGgagccttttctctttctggacagTCTCCCACAAAGTCCATCACTCTTACCCCTCAGCAGGCACAGGCAGTGGAAATCGACCTCACCCATGAAGAGGCCAAGGCACCGGGAATCACCCACAGCTCTTATCAGGTTCAGGCATTGGGGGAAATTCCTACTCCCAAGATGTCTCAGGGTTTGGAAGCAGCCCACATACCTGAGCAGGCCCAGGCTCAAGGCATCACTCTGATCCCTCAGCAGGCCAAGGCACTGGGGATCATTCTAACCCCTGAGCAGGCCCAGGGACAGGTGGTCACTCTCACCCCTCAGcaggcccaggccctgggaatCACTCTCACCCCTCAGCAGGCCCAGGCACTGGGGACGTGTGTCGCCCCTGAGCTGGCCCAGACCCTGGGGGTCACTCTCACCCCTCAGcaggcccaggccctgggggTCACTCTCACCCCTCAGcaggcccaggccctgggggTCACTCTCACCCCTCAGCAGGCCCAGGCACAGGGGATCACTCTCACCCCTCAGCAGGCCCAGACCCTGGGGGTCACTCTCACCCCTCAGCAGGCCCAGGCACAGGGGGTCACTCTCACCCCTCAGCAGGCCCAGACCCTGGGGGTCACTCTCACCCCTCAGCAGGCCCAGGCACAGGGGGTCACTCTCACCCCTCAGCAGGCCCAGGCACAGGGGGTCACTCTCACCCCTCAGcaggcccaggccctggggatCACTCTCACCCCTCAGcaggcccaggccctgggggTCACTCTCACCCCTCAGCAGGCCCAGACCCTGGGGGTCACTCTCACCCCTCAGCAGGCCCAGGCACAGGGGGTCACTCTCACCCCTCAGcaggcccaggccctggggatCACTCTCACCCCTCAGCAGGCCCAGGCACAGGGGGTCACTCTCACCCCTCAGCAGGCCCAGACCCTGGGGGTCACTCTCACCCCTCAGCAGGCCCAGGCACAGGGGATCACTCTCACCCCTCAGCAGGCCCAGGCACAGGGGATCACTCTCACCCCTCAGCAGGCCCAGGCACAGGGGATCACTCTTACCCCTGAGCTGGCCCAGGCACAGGGGGTCACTCTCACCCCTCAGCAGGCCCAGGCACAGGGGATCACTCTCACCCCTCAGCAGGCCCAGGCACAGGGGGTCACTCTCACCCCTCAGCAGGCCCAGGCACAGGGGATCACTCTCACCCCTCAGCAGGCCCAGGCACAGGGGGTCACTCTCACCCCTCAGCAGGCCCAGGCACAGGGGATCACTCTCACCCCTAAGCAGGCCCAGGCACTAGGGGTCACTCTTACCCCTCAGCAGGCCCAGGCACTGGGTATCCCTGTCACCCTTCAACAGGCCCTGGATTTGGGGGCCCCTTTCAGTTTAGGACAGGCACAAGCATTGgaggtttctctctctccagaaCAGTTCAAGGAATTAGAGATTCCTCTCACCTCAGATAAAGCCTATACCTTAGATTCTCCCCACATCCCAGAACAAATCCAACCTTTGGGAGCCCCTTTCACCCCAGGGGAGGCCCAGTCCACGGGTATTACTCTTAGGTCTAAGCAGGACCTAAAATCAAGAGTTCCTCTCATTATTGAGCAGCCCTCACTACCCTGGGCTCGTCCTCCTTCAAGACGTACCCCGAAAGTTGGGATCTTTTCCATGACGGATAAATCTGTCACAACACATGCTCCTCACATACCTAAGCAGTTCCCAGGATCGTCTGCTCCTACTGCTAAGAAGTCCCCTATATTTGAggtcttttctacttttttccagGTATCAAAGTTTCCTCTTACACAAGCCCCCTTTGCCCCTGGGAAATCCTTGGGAATGAGGGTTCCTTCAGACCCCGGGAAGCTCCTAGCACTACAGACTTTTCCTTCCTCTAGACAGACTCCAGTTTCTAAGGGTCAATCCACCTCTGTTCAGTTCCCAACACCAGTTCCCAGCCCAGCATCTGGGCCCTCTCCCACTCCAGG ACAGCCCCTTATATCTAGAGTCCCAGCCACCTCTGCACAGATTCCCAGTATCCAGGCTCCTCTCTCTCCTGGGAAGCACTTGGTTCCCGGGGCCTCTTCCATCCCTGGGGGGCTCTTGGAATCTGGACCCTTAACCCTCTCTAAGCAGCCTCAAGCATTCCAGACCTCTGCTACCCATGAGCAATCACCCTATCTACAAGCCCCTTCTACCCTTAGGCAGCATCTGCCACTGCAGACCCTTCCTGGGCAAGATTCCCCACTACAGATcactcccacccctgggcatcCCCCAACACTAGGGGCTCCCTCAACCCCTGGGAAGCCCCCAAACGATCTGTCCTCTCCTGTCTCTAAGAAAAGTAAGGAAAGACTGTCTATTACTTCTTCTCTGAAACCTAAATCAGCATTGGTCCATCCCAGTGCTCCAAGTTTCAAGGTACATCAAGCCCCTTTCACCACTAAGAAGTTCCAAACATCAGAGGTCTCTGACACTTCTGAAGAAATCCAGAGACCCCGAGATCTTTCTGCCATGGAACAATTTAGAACATTTAAGTCCTATCTCACCGATTACAGGACACCAGTATCACAAACCCCTTACATTGATGAGGGGGCCCTTCCTGCTCTCATTAAGCCTGTAACATCACTACCTCCTCTCCCTACTCAACTACCCAAAACATCAAAGAGCTCACCTTCTGAATGGGACCAGAAATCCCGACTCCCCCCTGTAGATAAGTCCTGGACACTGACTTCAGATACCAAGAAACCCAATATGATGCGGCCCACTTCCCATCCCCAAGAGCTCAAAGAACAGAACTATTTTGTTGATGTGGAGGCCCAGCGGAAGCATCTGATGCTCTTAAATCAGGCCACAAAAGTTTCTACACTCCCTTCACAGCTACACACAACAGCTAGGAATCTCATAATTGAGACACCTCATATGGACAAAGTTCGGCTGGTGTACCTATTCCGCAAGTACATCGCCTATAGGCTGATCCAGCGTGCAAG AAACAACATTATTAAACGATTACAAGCCATCCAGAATACTGGGAGGGGCTGTGAGACCCAGAGACTCTACATAATGCTGAGCAGAATTGATGACTATCAGAAAAAGGTGATGCAGATCTGGACAGAGAAGCAGAAGTCTCTACAGCAGAAACGGAATCAATGCCTGAGGAAAATGATGTACTTATTCAGCCAG